In 'Nostoc azollae' 0708, the following are encoded in one genomic region:
- a CDS encoding plasmid partition protein ParG: MTQSQEEDKTVKLVVFLNDEERTQFKVICAQQKTSMSQQARQLIVNWTNSQQKK; encoded by the coding sequence GTGACTCAATCTCAGGAAGAAGATAAAACAGTGAAACTCGTAGTATTTCTAAATGATGAGGAACGAACTCAATTCAAGGTTATTTGCGCTCAACAAAAAACCTCAATGAGTCAACAGGCACGACAGTTAATAGTTAACTGGACAAACTCTCAACAGAAAAAATAA